Part of the Streptomyces antimycoticus genome, CGCCTGTTCGGCCGCCGGCCGGTCCTGCCCGGCCAGCCAGACGAGGTAGTCGCGGAACGGCGGGACCGGCGGCAGTTTGCTGTCATTGGTACCGCCGCGCGCGTACAGCGCGAACAACTCGCTCAACAGCAGCGGGATGGACCAGCCGTCCAGCAGGATGTGGTGGTGGGTGAAGAGCAGCCGGCAGCGCTCGGCACCCAGACGGATCAGGGTGAACCGCAGCAGCGGCGGGCGCGCGAGGTCGAACCGGCGGGTGCGGTCCTCCTCCGTCAGCCGCGCCACCTCGGCCGCGCGCTCCTCCTCGGTCAGCCCGCCGAGGTCATGCTCGGTCCAGGGGACCGGCACCTCCCGGATCACCAGCTGCACGGGCTGGGCGGAGCTGCGGTGCTGGAAGGACGTCCGGAGGTTGGCGTGGCGGCGCAGCACGGTGGCCGCGGCCGCCCGGAGGGCGTCGGCGTCCAGCCGGCCCTCCAGCTCGACGCTCAGCTGCGAGGTGTAGAGGTCCACGCTGCGGTCGTCGTACAGGCTGTGGAAGAGCAGCCCCTCCTGCAGCGGGGTGAGCGGCAGGATCGCTTCAACTGCCGATGTGCTCATTCCGGCAACCTCCAGTCAGATTCGAGCAGTGAGAGTTCGTCGTCCGAGAGCGACACCAGGGACCGGTCGACCGTCCCGTCGTCGGGCGGCGGTGGCGCGCTCGGCGCCGGGGCCCCCTCCGGTGTGATGTCGGTGGGTGTATCGGCGACCGCCGCCATGTCCGCCGGCGTCTTGTGCCGGAACACATCGCGGGCGGTGAGGACCACACCGGCGGCCCGCAGCCGGCTGACGAGCTGGATGGAGATGATGCTGTCGCCGCCCAGGTCGAAGAAGTTGTCGTCGATGCCGATCGTGGGCAGGGCCAGGACCTCCGCCATCACGGCGCAGACCAGGGCCTCCAGCTCGGTGCGCGGCGCCCGTGACGTGGTGCCGCCGGTGAACTCCGGCGCGGGCAGCGCCCGGCGGTCGAGCTTGCCGTTCACCGTCATGGGCAGCTCGTCGAGCGGGACGAACGCGGCGGGCACCATGTACTCGGGCAGCTGCCGTTCGGCGTGGGCGCGCAGGTCGGCCACGAGGGTGCCCAGCCGGCGGGAGCCGAGGGGGTTGTTGACGTACGCGCCGGGCTCCAGCCGGGTGGCGGGAAGGTACACATCGGTCAGGGCCGGCCCGTCGGCGCCGAAGACGGCGTCGAGCCGCCCCGGGGCGCCGGAGGCGTAGGTGACCAGGACGGGCAGCCCGTGCCGCTCGGCCAGGGAGTGAAGTGTCTCCGGATCGATCCCCGGTTCGTCGGGGTGGCCCAGCGCCTCCAGGACCTCGGCGACCTGGCGCCCCTCGGTGAGGGTGTGCAGGGCGGCCTGTTCCCCGGCCAGCCGGGCGTCGGGGATGCCGGTGACCCGGATCGGCTCACCGCCGCGCTGGGCCAGATACTGTTCGAGGTCCGCCAGGTCGGTGAGGTCCACGCCGTAGCGCAGGCGCTCGATGGCGCCGAGGTCGTGTGCGTCCACCGGGCCGGTGCGCAGCACCACGTCGAAGCGGTGGCGGGTCAGCTCGTTGTCGCCGTGGCCGCGCTTGACCCGGACGTCCACGGCCGTGTAGGCGGGGATGTCGCGGGCGACGGCCGCGAAGTACTCGGGGTCGACCAGGAGTTCCTTCTCCATCAGGATCGCCTGCTCGACCGCCCGGGACACCGCGGCCTCGTCCTGGTGCTCGGCGCGCTGCCGCAGCCGGATCGCGGTCTGGAAGGCGCGCTGGGTGCGCAGGTTGCGCTGGTCGCCGAGGAACACCGCACCCCCGGGGACCACGAGGTCCGCCAGTGACTCCAGCAGGTCGGTGAGGTAGGCGGCGTGGGGGAAGTACTGGGCGACGGAGTTGATGACGACGGTGTCGAAAAAGCCGGTGGGCAGCCCGTCCAGCTCATGCGCCGCGCTCACCCGCAGCCGTACCCGCTCCGCCAGCTCCGGCCGGGCGGCGACCTGTCGGCGCAGTACGGCGATGGCCTCGGCGGAGAAGTCCAGGCCCCAGTAGGTCTCGCAGTCACCGGCGAGCTTGGCCAGCAGCAGTCCACTGCCGACGCCGATTTCCAGCACCCGGCGGGGCCGCAGGGCACGGATCCGCTCCACGGTGGCGTCCCGCCACTCCCGCATCTCCTCGATCGGGATGTCCTCGCCGGTGTAGCTGCTGGCCCAGCCGCTGAAGTCCTCGCCGAACTCCTGTGGCCGCTCGGCCCCGTACATCAGGTCGTACACCTGCTGCCACTGGTCGATCTGCTCCTCGGCGGAGCCGGTCTCCTCCCGGGAACCGTCCAGCGCGGGCACGACGTACGCCACCAGTTGCGGATCCCCCGGATGGTCCTCCCGCACCATCACCACGGCCTCGTCCACTTCGGGGTGGTCCCGCAGGCTGCGCTCGATCTCGTCGGTCTCGATGCGGTAGCCGCGCACCTTGACCTGGTTGTCGACCCGGCCGACGAACTCCTGCCGGCCGTCGGGGAGCCAGCGCACCAGGTCGCCGGTGCGGTACATCCGCTCGCCGGGGGTGCCGAACGGGTCGGCGACGAACCGCTCGGCCGTCAGCGCAGCCCGGTACAGATAGCCGCGGGCCAGCAGCCCGCCGGCGATGTACAGCTCGCCGGGGACACCCACCGGAACCGGTCGCAGCCGCGCGTCCAGCACATACATCCGGGTGTTCCACGCGGGGCCGCCGAGGGTCACGACGCCGGGGCGCACCTCGTCGCCCGGCGCGATCCGGTGGACGCTGCAGCCGACCGTGGTCTCGGTGGGGCCGTACTCGTTGTGCACGGTGGTCCGCGGGTTGCGGGCGCGCCAGTTGGCGAGCGCGGCGTCGGTCAGCGCCTCGCCGCCGATCACCAGGTCGTCGGCGGGGGAGAACTCCGGCGGCAGCGCGTCGAGCAGTCGCAGGTGGGTGGGCGTCACCTTCAGGAACGACAGCGGGGTGGCGGCAAGCGCCTCGACGGTCTGCCGGTCCTCCTCCATCCCGGCCATGTGCAGGCGGCCACCGGAGAGCAGCGGCCCGAACAGCGCGGTCACCGTCAGGTCGAAGGAGATCGGCGAGTGCAGCAGCGCGGTGCCGCGCAGCGCCGGATAGATGTCCAGGGCCCAGTCCAGGTATTGCAGGACGGAGGCGTGGGCCACGGCCACGCCCTTGGGGCGACCGGTCGAGCCGGAGGTGTAGATGACGTACGCGACATTGCTCCGGTGCGGCGGACGGCGCCGTTCCGCGTCGTCGAGGGCATGGCCGGGGCGCGCCGCGAGCTCCGCCCGGGTATCCGGGGCGTCGAGGTACAGCCGGGGCCGGGTATCGTCCGCGGGCAGCTGGGAGGCGCCCTGCGCGGTGCACAGCAACAGCGTGGGCCGGGCGTCGTCGAGCATGAACCGGACGCGCTCGACGGGGTGGCGCGGATCGAGCGGCAGATAGCCCGCGCCCGCCTTGAGCACCGCGAACACCGCGACGAGTTGCTCGACCGACGCCGGGAGCGCGATCGCCACCAGCGTCTCGGGGCCGACGTCGCGCTCCACCAGCAGCCGGGCGAGCCGGTTGGCCTCCTGGTCGAGCGTGGCATAGTCCAGCGTGCGGTCGCCGCCGAGCAGCGCGGGGGCCGCCGGGGTGCGGGCCACCTGCTCCTCGAAGCGGCTGACCAGGGTGCCGGTGGGGGCGGGGCGCGCGGTGTCGTTCCAGTCGACCAGTATGCGGCGGCGCTCCTCCTCATCCATGATCGCGAGCGCGTCCAAGCCGCGGTCCGGGTCCTGGATCGCACTGCGCAGCAGCCGGATGAGCCGCCGGACGAAGCCTTCGACCGTCTCCGCGTCGAACAGGTCGGTGGCGTACTCCACGGACCCGTTCATGCCGGCGGGCAGACCGTCGGCGTCATGCGTCTCCGTGAAGCCGAACATGAGGTCGAAGCGGGCGACCTTCATGCCCACGAACTCCTCCTCGCCCCGCACCTCGGGCAGGTCCACCACGGGTGTGGCGTCGTTCTGCAGCCCGAAGGCGACCTGGAACAATGGGTTGCGGGAGGGATCACGCTCGGGCTTGAGGGCGTCCACCAGCCGCTCGAACGGCATGTCCTGGTGCGCGTAGGCGGCCAGGTCGGCCCCGCGCACCCGGTCCAGCAGCTCCCGGAAGCCGGGGTTGCCCGAGGTGTCGGTGCGCAGCACCAGGGTGTTGACGAAGAACCCGACCAGGTCCTGTACGGCCTCGTCGGTGCGGCCCGCGATGGGGCTGCCCAGTGGGATGTCCGTCCCCGCCCCGAGCCGGGTCAGCAGGGTCGCGAGCCCGGCCTGGAGCACCATGAACACCGTCACCCCGCACTCGCGGGCGAGCTCGGTGAGCCCGGTGTGCGTCTCGGCGTCCACCTGGAAGACCACA contains:
- a CDS encoding non-ribosomal peptide synthetase — its product is MGEEDLPSLTALVVAGEATGADLVARWAPGRTMINAYGPTETTVCATVSDPLTGGRPSIGRPIPHARVRVLDSTLAPAPAGVTGELYIAGLPLARGYWGRPDLTADRFVADPFGPPGARMYRTGDLVRWLPGGELDFLGRADHQVKLRGFRIEPAEIEAVLSGAPGVAEAVVTVREDQPGEPRLVAYLLAEDGPGPDADVVAATAAAALPDHMVPRVFVPMSEWPRTPNDKLDRAALPAPQVPAATGRPARTVLEQVLSTLFAEVLTLPAVGVDDDFFHLGGHSLLASRLAGRIRSTLGAEVPVRTLFENPTVGGVAAWFGRETAALRPALRRMSHPDRLPLSHAQRRLWFIDRYEGASATYNMPIAMRLHGPLDAGALRAAVADVMARHEALRTVFPDEAGVPWQCVLDPAGLRIDLPVTTVAADGVADALTEAARRPFDLAVDPPLRVELLRLDERTHVLLVVVHHIAGDGWSMDPLCRDISTAYAARLHGQAPDWEPLPVQYGDYTLWQSELLDEEAGPDSPFARQLRFWAETLEGAAEQLALPTDRPRPAVPSYRGDDVVFQVDAETHTGLTELARECGVTVFMVLQAGLATLLTRLGAGTDIPLGSPIAGRTDEAVQDLVGFFVNTLVLRTDTSGNPGFRELLDRVRGADLAAYAHQDMPFERLVDALKPERDPSRNPLFQVAFGLQNDATPVVDLPEVRGEEEFVGMKVARFDLMFGFTETHDADGLPAGMNGSVEYATDLFDAETVEGFVRRLIRLLRSAIQDPDRGLDALAIMDEEERRRILVDWNDTARPAPTGTLVSRFEEQVARTPAAPALLGGDRTLDYATLDQEANRLARLLVERDVGPETLVAIALPASVEQLVAVFAVLKAGAGYLPLDPRHPVERVRFMLDDARPTLLLCTAQGASQLPADDTRPRLYLDAPDTRAELAARPGHALDDAERRRPPHRSNVAYVIYTSGSTGRPKGVAVAHASVLQYLDWALDIYPALRGTALLHSPISFDLTVTALFGPLLSGGRLHMAGMEEDRQTVEALAATPLSFLKVTPTHLRLLDALPPEFSPADDLVIGGEALTDAALANWRARNPRTTVHNEYGPTETTVGCSVHRIAPGDEVRPGVVTLGGPAWNTRMYVLDARLRPVPVGVPGELYIAGGLLARGYLYRAALTAERFVADPFGTPGERMYRTGDLVRWLPDGRQEFVGRVDNQVKVRGYRIETDEIERSLRDHPEVDEAVVMVREDHPGDPQLVAYVVPALDGSREETGSAEEQIDQWQQVYDLMYGAERPQEFGEDFSGWASSYTGEDIPIEEMREWRDATVERIRALRPRRVLEIGVGSGLLLAKLAGDCETYWGLDFSAEAIAVLRRQVAARPELAERVRLRVSAAHELDGLPTGFFDTVVINSVAQYFPHAAYLTDLLESLADLVVPGGAVFLGDQRNLRTQRAFQTAIRLRQRAEHQDEAAVSRAVEQAILMEKELLVDPEYFAAVARDIPAYTAVDVRVKRGHGDNELTRHRFDVVLRTGPVDAHDLGAIERLRYGVDLTDLADLEQYLAQRGGEPIRVTGIPDARLAGEQAALHTLTEGRQVAEVLEALGHPDEPGIDPETLHSLAERHGLPVLVTYASGAPGRLDAVFGADGPALTDVYLPATRLEPGAYVNNPLGSRRLGTLVADLRAHAERQLPEYMVPAAFVPLDELPMTVNGKLDRRALPAPEFTGGTTSRAPRTELEALVCAVMAEVLALPTIGIDDNFFDLGGDSIISIQLVSRLRAAGVVLTARDVFRHKTPADMAAVADTPTDITPEGAPAPSAPPPPDDGTVDRSLVSLSDDELSLLESDWRLPE